The Ruminococcaceae bacterium BL-4 region TCGCCGTTAAATCCAAAGGAACGAAGCGCTGCTTCTTTGTTTCTCCAATCCTCTTTTACCTTAACCCAGAGTTGTAAATTGACCTTTGTTCCATAGAACTTCTCTAGATCCTGTCTGGCATAAGTGCCGACTTTTTTAAGCATAGATCCGCCTTTGCCGATAATAATTCCTTTATGGTTCTCTTTTTCGCAATAAATGGTAGCTCCAATATCCACACAAGAATGGTCTTCCCGTTCGTGCAGCTGTTCCACAACCACTGCCAAACCATGAGGGACTTCCTTTTGCAAAAGGCGCAGCAATTTTTCACGCACAATTTCTCCGGCAAGCACTCGTTCCGGTTGATCGGTCAAAGTATCATCCGGAAAAAGATGGCCGCCCTCCATACACAATTTTTTTAATTCTTGTTTTAAATCGTCTAACCCGTTTCCGTCCATAGCGGAAGCCGGGACAACGGCATCAAAATCATAAAGCTCACTCAAAGTCGTAATTTGTGCCATCAAATCCGTTTTATTCGGCAACAAATCAATTTTATTGATACATAAAACTGCCGGCAGATGCAGCTTTTGAAACTGCTCCACTAAATCGCGGTCCGCAGGTGAAATTTTAGTTCCCGCTTCAACCACCAAAAGAGCCGCGTCTACTCCCGAAACAGAAGCGACAACGCTTTTAACCATATATTCTCCCAAGCGGTCTCTCGGTTTTAAAAGTCCAGGAGTATCCAAAAAAACGAGCTGATCTTCGCCTTCGGTCAGAACTCCCATAATTCTGGTACGGGTGGTCTGAGGTTTGCTGCTGACAATCGCGACTTTCTGTCCTAATAAGCGATTCATCAAAGAACTTTTCCCTACATTCGGACGTCCTACAATCGCAATATATGCACTGCGTTCCTTGGGTGGTTCCTTCATTTTTGTAACTCCTTAAACTAAATTATTTTTATTCTTTTCGGATTTTTCAGAAGAATATTTTTTCTGATGAACCCGAAGTCCCACAATTCTTCGATGATGAATCCGATCCCGAATTTCCAGCGGTCCCCACGAAACATAAAAGCAACATGGAAAGGCCAGCAAAATCAAGAGCGCAGGGAAAGCCGGATTTTTAAAGAACGTCTGCCATAGATTCCAAAAGCCCTCTGGTTTCCAGAAAAGGCAGACTGCGACTGCAATCGAAAAAAGTGCACACAAAAGCACGGCGCCGGCCGCCATATCTTTGACGACCCGCACCACCGTATTAAAGTTGGAAGCCGAAAAGTCACTCAGCCTTTCTGCCACCGTATTAAAGCACTCTGCTGCCGTAACCACAGCGAAGGTTAAAAAAAGGGCTGCCCACTCTGCACGGCTCAAAGAAAAATAAGGCGCTAAAAGCAGCACATAGAGGATTGCTACTGTATGAAACCGCATGTTTTTTTCGGTATTGATACAGTAAATAATTCCCCGAAAAGCATATTTTAGGCTTTTTCGAAATCGCAAGATTTTCACACGTCCTCGTCTGTCAGCACATAGCTACTGGTACTAGGCAGTCCCAACTGTGTCATAACCTGCTCCTCTTTTTCACGCATCCGAACCCGCTCGATTCCGCCGTTCTCATGATCGTATCCAAGCAGATGCAAAACACTGTGTGCTGTCAGGTAGCCAACCTCACGCTCCAAGCTATGCCCAAACTGATTGGCTTGTTCTTCTGCTTTTTCCATAGAAAGAACAACATCCCCAAGAATTTTTGCGCCGGTATCATGATTGATATCATATACACCGTTTTCACCCATCGGGAAGCTTAATACATCGGTCTCTACATCTTTTTTACGGTACTGCGCATTCAATTTGCGGATCTGTTCATTATCCACAAAAGTCACGCTAATCTCTGCAGGGCCTTCAAATTTTTCCATCCGCAGCACAGCATTGCAGCAGCGGCGAATCAGCATCCTCAGCCCAGTGGGAATCTTTACAGTTTTTTGACGGTTTTCAATAATGACACGAATTTTTTCCATAATCAGTGTCTGGCCTCCTCATTCTTATCACTTTTCTCGTATGCTTTTATAATATCCTGCACCAGTTTGTGGCGGACAACGTCTCTTCCAGTAAAAAACACCTGTGCAATATCCGGAACATCTTTTAAAATGTGAACAACTTGTTTTAAGCCACTGTGTTTTCCATCCGGCAGATCGATCTGCGTCACGTCCCCGGTAATCACCATTTTGCTCCCGAATCCTAAACGGGTCAAGAACATCTTCATCTGTTCTCTGGTTGTATTCTGCGCTTCATCCAAGATGATAAAACTATCATCCAATGTACGTCCGCGCATATACGCAAGCGGTGCAACCTCAATATTACCGCGCTCTACATATTTTTGATAGGTCTCTGCGCCCAACATATCGAACAGCGCATCATAAAGCGGGCGTAGATACGGATCTACTTTCTGCTGCAGATCTCCCGGCAAAAATCCCAACTTTTCGCCGGCCTCTACGGCAGGCCTGGTCAAAACAATGCGGTTGACTTCCTGCGCACGAAATGCTGTAACAGCCATCGCCACTGCAAGATACGTTTTGCCCGTACCCGCAGGGCCAACACCCAGCGTAATCGTATTGCTTTTAATCGCAGTACAATAATTTTTCTGTCCCAGTGTTTTAGGCTTTACCGGTTTTCCTTTCGAGGTAATGCAAATACAGTCTCTCGAAAGAGTCTGCAGCTTTTCCTCAGAACCCTCATTCAC contains the following coding sequences:
- the era gene encoding maturation of 16S RNA and assembly of 30S ribosomal subunit GTPase (Evidence 2a : Function from experimental evidences in other organisms; PubMedId : 12399511, 12427945, 12682299, 21646538, 22720735, 27834201, 28132488; Product type e : enzyme); its protein translation is MKEPPKERSAYIAIVGRPNVGKSSLMNRLLGQKVAIVSSKPQTTRTRIMGVLTEGEDQLVFLDTPGLLKPRDRLGEYMVKSVVASVSGVDAALLVVEAGTKISPADRDLVEQFQKLHLPAVLCINKIDLLPNKTDLMAQITTLSELYDFDAVVPASAMDGNGLDDLKQELKKLCMEGGHLFPDDTLTDQPERVLAGEIVREKLLRLLQKEVPHGLAVVVEQLHEREDHSCVDIGATIYCEKENHKGIIIGKGGSMLKKVGTYARQDLEKFYGTKVNLQLWVKVKEDWRNKEAALRSFGFNGDDLLDH
- a CDS encoding Diacylglycerol kinase family protein, whose product is MRFRKSLKYAFRGIIYCINTEKNMRFHTVAILYVLLLAPYFSLSRAEWAALFLTFAVVTAAECFNTVAERLSDFSASNFNTVVRVVKDMAAGAVLLCALFSIAVAVCLFWKPEGFWNLWQTFFKNPAFPALLILLAFPCCFYVSWGPLEIRDRIHHRRIVGLRVHQKKYSSEKSEKNKNNLV
- the ybeY gene encoding Endoribonuclease YbeY, producing MEKIRVIIENRQKTVKIPTGLRMLIRRCCNAVLRMEKFEGPAEISVTFVDNEQIRKLNAQYRKKDVETDVLSFPMGENGVYDINHDTGAKILGDVVLSMEKAEEQANQFGHSLEREVGYLTAHSVLHLLGYDHENGGIERVRMREKEEQVMTQLGLPSTSSYVLTDEDV
- the phoH gene encoding phosphate starvation-induced protein (Evidence 2a : Function from experimental evidences in other organisms; PubMedId : 12762842; Product type ph : phenotype), which translates into the protein MFEQRLNIDRMEQAIALFGSFDENIKLIQEQYHVSIVGRDSEIKISGEPEDVARAVRAIESLLSMVNRGEALSEQNVRYCISLVNEGSEEKLQTLSRDCICITSKGKPVKPKTLGQKNYCTAIKSNTITLGVGPAGTGKTYLAVAMAVTAFRAQEVNRIVLTRPAVEAGEKLGFLPGDLQQKVDPYLRPLYDALFDMLGAETYQKYVERGNIEVAPLAYMRGRTLDDSFIILDEAQNTTREQMKMFLTRLGFGSKMVITGDVTQIDLPDGKHSGLKQVVHILKDVPDIAQVFFTGRDVVRHKLVQDIIKAYEKSDKNEEARH